One Roseimaritima multifibrata DNA window includes the following coding sequences:
- a CDS encoding c-type cytochrome, producing MIETFFTARPNQIGSIAVTILCTLFVLAALSGSYAASPEETSDSTVAEKTPYPPGELGRVVRLGESLVMETHSHPLTRPYVGNHLNCTSCHLEGGKHPEAGSFIGVAAAYPAWSGRESKVITLEDRILNCFIRSQNGTRPENGSEVPVAIATYITWLSQGWKLQMNPKAPLGPNHVEPLDASQFTADPKRGETLYEDRCAFCHADDGAGTDDGPAVWGDFSYNDGAGLSKVPKLASWLKVAMPLDDTDLTAQEAFDIAAYVNGHARPKFSPSEKRGKTDSAGK from the coding sequence ATGATCGAGACTTTTTTCACAGCTCGGCCCAATCAAATCGGTTCGATCGCGGTCACCATTCTTTGCACACTTTTCGTCCTCGCGGCGTTATCCGGTTCCTATGCGGCTTCACCGGAGGAAACTTCGGATTCGACCGTGGCGGAAAAGACCCCCTATCCGCCGGGAGAGCTTGGCCGCGTGGTTCGGCTGGGAGAATCGCTGGTGATGGAAACGCATTCACACCCGCTGACACGCCCCTATGTCGGCAATCATTTGAATTGCACCTCGTGCCATTTGGAGGGTGGCAAACATCCTGAAGCCGGCTCCTTTATCGGAGTCGCAGCGGCTTATCCAGCGTGGTCCGGTCGTGAATCAAAAGTGATCACCCTGGAAGACCGAATCCTGAATTGTTTTATCCGAAGCCAAAATGGGACGCGTCCCGAAAACGGCAGTGAAGTTCCCGTCGCGATCGCAACCTACATCACATGGCTGTCGCAAGGCTGGAAGCTGCAAATGAATCCCAAGGCTCCACTCGGTCCAAACCACGTGGAACCTTTGGACGCAAGCCAGTTCACTGCTGATCCCAAACGGGGCGAGACGTTGTATGAAGACCGCTGTGCATTTTGTCATGCAGACGATGGAGCGGGAACGGACGATGGACCCGCCGTCTGGGGAGACTTCTCCTACAACGATGGCGCGGGACTTTCCAAAGTTCCGAAGTTGGCTTCATGGTTGAAAGTCGCGATGCCACTGGATGACACGGACTTAACCGCACAGGAAGCGTTTGATATCGCAGCTTACGTCAACGGGCACGCGCGTCCCAAATTCAGTCCCTCCGAGAAACGCGGCAAAACCGATTCGGCGGGGAAGTGA
- a CDS encoding DinB family protein, whose protein sequence is MLRNVFAALLLYALLSPSTADAKEGAPVAIRTLPNGATAIETMSGLKLQIVQQDSPSEKSGTDFDKTILLSETGQHLLSRQANEPAATWSVPKDTDGRKGILVRSIGTTADPAMIVRVDGLQILIGVPRAVAKLTPQQYPNLDVVVLRVDNEQPPAEDLNKTLSVLVPRFVLVSASNSDDAKKVSLANVPGSSTSHRNHNTFAITSKEAPDESQIQRVVLTEQDWEPSAELEKLFQAMETSAKESQSVFSKLSVDQMNFRPSNGTHTPRWNTEHMMGRQLLFFSQIYHAADPMIPVIDLNPKQMPPDYRAAHPDWDGAEEARQIQRVGDYCRRFSYLLDGMDVDSKAPGSSWPSLRALFVQMEIHYLEHTTNTVKKFDLPDWPKE, encoded by the coding sequence ATGTTACGAAACGTATTTGCTGCCTTGCTTCTCTACGCTCTGTTGTCGCCCTCCACAGCCGATGCAAAAGAGGGCGCTCCTGTAGCCATTCGGACGTTGCCAAACGGAGCGACCGCAATCGAAACGATGAGCGGATTAAAGCTCCAAATCGTCCAGCAGGATTCTCCTTCGGAAAAGAGTGGAACCGATTTTGATAAGACGATTCTTCTGAGCGAAACGGGGCAACATCTGCTCAGTCGCCAAGCCAATGAACCGGCCGCGACATGGTCGGTCCCTAAAGATACGGACGGGCGTAAAGGGATCCTGGTCCGAAGCATCGGCACAACAGCCGATCCAGCGATGATCGTCCGAGTGGACGGGTTGCAGATTTTGATCGGAGTACCTCGGGCGGTCGCCAAATTGACACCCCAGCAGTACCCAAACCTTGATGTGGTGGTCCTCAGAGTCGACAACGAACAACCTCCGGCAGAAGACTTGAACAAAACGCTTAGCGTCCTAGTCCCTCGGTTTGTTTTGGTTTCAGCGTCCAACAGCGACGATGCAAAAAAGGTCTCTCTAGCAAACGTGCCCGGATCTTCGACGTCCCATCGAAACCACAATACCTTTGCCATCACGTCCAAAGAGGCTCCTGACGAAAGTCAAATTCAGCGAGTTGTTTTAACCGAGCAGGACTGGGAACCGTCGGCAGAGCTGGAGAAACTATTTCAAGCGATGGAAACGTCCGCCAAGGAATCGCAATCCGTATTCTCAAAATTGTCTGTGGACCAGATGAATTTCCGACCTTCCAACGGGACGCATACACCAAGGTGGAACACCGAGCACATGATGGGGCGGCAGCTGCTCTTCTTTTCACAGATCTACCATGCCGCCGATCCGATGATTCCCGTGATCGACCTAAATCCGAAACAGATGCCGCCCGATTATCGAGCCGCACATCCCGACTGGGACGGAGCCGAAGAAGCCCGTCAGATCCAGCGAGTCGGAGACTACTGCAGACGTTTCTCGTACCTATTGGACGGGATGGATGTAGACAGCAAAGCTCCAGGCAGTAGTTGGCCCTCGCTGCGAGCGTTGTTCGTTCAAATGGAAATTCACTATCTGGAACATACAACCAACACCGTCAAGAAGTTCGATCTTCCCGACTGGCCAAAAGAATAA
- a CDS encoding sulfatase-like hydrolase/transferase, with protein sequence MLRTSVFGCLLAVVFGGLLQSQLNGADRPNVLIIYTDDQGTLDANCYGSDDLITPNFDRLAETGVRFTQMYSPSAICSASRAGLLTGRFPARAGVPSNVSSTKGVAGMPTEEVTMAELFQQNGYRTGHVGKWHLGFTEPTMPNAQGFLSSFGHMGGCIDNYSHFFYWQGPNRHDLWRDGTEIWQDGEYFGDSMVNECQRLITDWKEEPFFIYWAINWPHYPLQGAAKWRKEYTDLPHPRREYAAFVSSLDERIGLVVDHLERLGLRDNTIIVLQSDHGHSVEERTHFGGGNPGPYRGAKGCLFEGGIRVPSIVSWPKRIPKGEVREQMAVGCDWFPTLAEYAGIDKPDHRLDGKSLVKVIADESNPTPHDSLYWQLGKGKNAQWVIRKGPWKLLGNPNDRREPKSITPADKLFLANLNEDKTESANLATKYPEVVTELVNLQQEYFAEIDD encoded by the coding sequence ATGTTGCGGACTTCGGTTTTCGGATGTTTATTGGCGGTTGTGTTTGGCGGTCTTCTGCAATCCCAACTGAATGGTGCAGATCGGCCCAACGTGCTAATCATCTATACGGATGACCAAGGGACGTTGGACGCCAACTGCTACGGTTCCGACGATCTGATCACTCCGAATTTCGATCGGTTGGCCGAAACGGGCGTCCGGTTTACTCAAATGTATTCGCCGTCAGCCATCTGTTCGGCCTCACGAGCCGGATTGTTGACAGGCCGCTTTCCGGCTCGAGCCGGTGTGCCGAGCAATGTCTCTTCGACCAAAGGAGTCGCGGGGATGCCGACCGAAGAAGTCACCATGGCTGAGCTGTTTCAGCAGAATGGTTACCGCACCGGGCACGTTGGCAAATGGCACCTCGGGTTCACCGAACCGACGATGCCAAACGCCCAGGGATTTTTGTCATCATTTGGGCACATGGGCGGCTGCATCGATAACTACTCGCATTTCTTCTACTGGCAGGGGCCCAATCGCCATGACCTATGGCGCGATGGGACGGAAATTTGGCAGGATGGCGAGTACTTCGGCGATTCCATGGTCAACGAATGTCAGCGGTTGATCACCGACTGGAAAGAGGAACCGTTTTTCATCTACTGGGCGATCAACTGGCCACATTATCCGCTGCAGGGCGCCGCAAAATGGCGAAAAGAGTACACCGATTTGCCTCATCCACGACGAGAGTACGCCGCTTTTGTGAGTTCGCTGGATGAACGCATTGGGTTGGTCGTCGATCATCTTGAACGGCTGGGACTGCGCGATAATACGATCATCGTCTTGCAATCCGACCATGGGCATTCGGTCGAAGAGCGGACACACTTCGGCGGAGGCAACCCAGGCCCTTACCGCGGCGCAAAGGGCTGCTTGTTCGAGGGTGGCATTCGAGTTCCTTCGATCGTGTCGTGGCCAAAGCGAATTCCGAAAGGCGAAGTGCGTGAGCAAATGGCTGTCGGTTGCGACTGGTTCCCAACGCTGGCCGAGTATGCCGGAATCGACAAACCCGACCATCGGCTGGACGGCAAAAGTCTCGTTAAGGTGATCGCAGACGAATCCAATCCAACGCCGCATGACTCTCTGTATTGGCAACTGGGAAAAGGAAAGAACGCCCAGTGGGTAATTCGCAAAGGCCCGTGGAAACTGCTGGGGAACCCCAATGACCGACGAGAGCCCAAATCAATCACGCCTGCCGACAAACTGTTTCTGGCAAATCTAAACGAAGACAAAACCGAATCCGCCAACCTAGCAACCAAGTACCCAGAAGTCGTCACGGAACTGGTCAACCTTCAGCAAGAATACTTCGCCGAAATCGACGACTAA
- a CDS encoding 3-keto-disaccharide hydrolase: protein MAFNIALIAAISTAVSSAEDGGFVSLFNGKDLDGWSQKNGTATYRVEGDSIVGKTNTGSPNSFLCTDKPYGDFEMTFDVKVDTALNSGVQIRSQTKGDTPDGRVNGPQVEISLDGMAGYVYGESAGGWMTPDADRKSHTHFQDGEWNSYRIVAFGPRIQTWINGTPISDLVDMDKFKTHREGFIGLQVHGIPADKGPYEVRWRNLKIRDLSEFQTLYNGKDLEGWTTTGNWLPQEDGSLLIQPRDGEMGWTRYADYLWSEKTYKDFVLDLEYAYPPGGNSGIYFRTGDRSDPVEKGIELQILDSTGKEEPLTHHDHGGVIKTQGPTKNMSRPPHEWNRAVITCIGNHLTVEMNGEKTIDLQLDEGPMKDRPMEGYIGLQDHGQPNNLLFRNIRILELP, encoded by the coding sequence ATGGCGTTCAATATCGCACTTATAGCTGCGATCAGCACCGCAGTCTCCTCCGCCGAAGATGGAGGGTTTGTTTCACTCTTCAATGGCAAAGACCTAGACGGCTGGAGCCAGAAAAACGGGACGGCGACCTACCGCGTCGAAGGAGATTCGATCGTTGGGAAAACGAATACCGGCAGCCCTAATTCGTTTTTGTGCACCGACAAACCCTACGGTGATTTCGAAATGACCTTTGATGTGAAGGTCGATACCGCTTTAAATTCCGGTGTTCAAATCCGTTCCCAAACCAAGGGAGACACTCCGGATGGTCGCGTCAACGGTCCGCAGGTCGAGATCTCTTTGGATGGGATGGCTGGGTATGTTTATGGCGAATCGGCTGGCGGCTGGATGACGCCGGATGCCGATCGCAAATCACACACGCATTTCCAAGACGGCGAATGGAATTCCTACCGCATCGTTGCTTTTGGCCCTCGGATTCAGACGTGGATCAATGGGACGCCAATCTCTGACCTTGTCGACATGGATAAGTTCAAAACGCACCGCGAAGGTTTTATCGGCCTGCAAGTTCACGGCATTCCCGCCGACAAAGGACCGTATGAAGTCCGTTGGCGCAATCTAAAGATCCGCGACCTTTCCGAATTCCAAACGCTTTACAACGGCAAGGATTTGGAAGGCTGGACCACAACAGGAAATTGGCTCCCTCAAGAAGATGGATCGTTGTTGATTCAGCCTCGTGATGGAGAAATGGGCTGGACTCGATATGCCGACTACCTGTGGTCCGAAAAAACCTACAAGGACTTTGTTCTAGACCTGGAATACGCGTATCCGCCAGGTGGTAACAGCGGTATCTATTTCCGCACCGGGGACCGTTCGGATCCTGTTGAAAAAGGAATTGAACTTCAGATCCTTGATTCGACCGGGAAAGAAGAGCCACTGACGCACCACGATCATGGTGGAGTGATTAAGACTCAGGGCCCAACAAAGAACATGTCCCGCCCGCCGCACGAATGGAATCGGGCAGTGATCACCTGTATCGGCAATCACTTAACGGTCGAAATGAACGGTGAAAAGACGATCGATTTGCAGTTAGACGAAGGCCCGATGAAAGACCGTCCAATGGAAGGGTACATCGGGTTGCAGGACCACGGCCAACCCAACAACCTCCTGTTCCGCAACATTCGCATCCTGGAATTGCCATAA
- a CDS encoding glycosyltransferase — protein MNEHLMAIPGTTVRIVARRNGVGLDRDVDLLRTVLPPESEVEHHSVRSWLPIRERFLRFGSQTPPKKSLDILVERVPWAWSHGLGTKVLVPNQERFPERHLSRLKQIDAVLCKSRHAENIFQKHAKRAIYIGFTSVDRLLPDCKPDYGKFLHLAGRSTLKGTEMLLQLWGNHPEWPSLTLIQHPDNAPSSVPANVHLIVDYLEDSVLQQIQNQHGIHLCPSLSEGWGHYIVEGMSCRSVVVTTDGPPMNELVDSSRGFVVPWHESEPRHLGTNFKVSPQAMEQTIETILASSTQDLQQLGDNAREWFQQNQIGFQDRARDAFELLLAE, from the coding sequence ATGAATGAGCACTTGATGGCGATTCCTGGTACCACCGTCCGCATTGTCGCCCGCAGAAATGGTGTGGGCTTGGATCGCGACGTTGATCTACTGCGAACGGTGTTGCCCCCCGAATCCGAAGTAGAACATCACTCGGTCCGCTCCTGGCTTCCCATTCGCGAGCGATTTCTGCGATTTGGAAGTCAAACGCCGCCGAAAAAATCACTGGACATCCTTGTTGAACGAGTCCCTTGGGCTTGGTCACATGGTTTGGGGACAAAGGTCCTGGTGCCAAATCAGGAGCGATTTCCGGAGCGACATTTGAGTCGGCTGAAGCAGATCGATGCGGTCCTTTGCAAATCAAGGCACGCGGAGAACATCTTTCAGAAGCATGCAAAACGAGCAATCTACATCGGCTTCACCTCCGTCGATCGTCTCCTGCCCGATTGCAAACCTGATTACGGGAAATTCCTCCATCTGGCCGGTCGCAGCACTCTAAAAGGGACCGAGATGCTGCTGCAATTGTGGGGCAATCATCCAGAATGGCCCTCCCTGACTTTGATCCAGCATCCAGATAACGCGCCAAGTTCCGTGCCCGCCAACGTTCACCTGATCGTCGACTACCTGGAGGATTCCGTCCTCCAGCAGATCCAAAATCAACATGGGATTCATCTCTGTCCCTCGCTCTCCGAAGGTTGGGGCCACTACATCGTTGAAGGCATGTCTTGTCGATCCGTCGTCGTTACGACCGACGGACCTCCCATGAATGAATTGGTCGACAGTTCACGTGGGTTTGTGGTCCCTTGGCACGAATCCGAACCACGGCACCTAGGTACAAATTTCAAAGTATCTCCGCAAGCGATGGAGCAGACGATTGAAACGATCCTGGCCTCTTCAACCCAAGATCTGCAACAATTGGGTGACAATGCTCGAGAGTGGTTCCAGCAAAACCAGATTGGGTTTCAAGACCGGGCACGGGATGCCTTTGAACTCCTGCTGGCCGAGTAG